From the genome of Vitis riparia cultivar Riparia Gloire de Montpellier isolate 1030 chromosome 2, EGFV_Vit.rip_1.0, whole genome shotgun sequence, one region includes:
- the LOC117934344 gene encoding uncharacterized protein LOC117934344, translated as MLPGQKKPGHEGEKQKQFDREIRDMISALTNRLSDLQQVQKQGSSQQDDEDDRGVRIITLAGSNTGATMRGELDEKPGHPGLSVGENEALNTYVNSNFQSVNNSIMMGGSYSTNDPGVHMDISDLVEHHGHKPVKHGKKGKKKDSVTPQDDYHSEHSD; from the coding sequence ATGCTTCCTGGACAGAAGAAACCCGGTCATGAAGGGGAGAAGCAAAAACAATTCGACCGTGAAATCAGAGACATGATCTCTGCATTAACTAATCGCCTTTCTGATCTTCAACAAGTTCAAAAGCAAGGCTCGAGCCAGCAGGATGATGAGGATGATCGCGGCGTGAGAATCATCACGCTCGCTGGAAGCAACACCGGAGCCACCATGCGAGGTGAATTGGATGAGAAGCCCGGCCATCCCGGTCTTTCAGTCGGCGAGAATGAAGCGCTGAATACCTATGTGAACAGCAATTTCCAATCTGTCAACAACTCGATCATGATGGGTGGCAGCTACAGCACCAATGACCCAGGTGTTCATATGGACATCTCCGACCTTGTTGAGCACCATGGCCATAAACCAGTGAAGCATGGCAAGAAGGGGAAGAAGAAAGACTCGGTGACCCCCCAAGATGACTATCATTCTGAACATTCTGATTAG
- the LOC117905590 gene encoding WAT1-related protein At3g30340-like has protein sequence MAGLKSFDTWSPVIVMLAVDFAFAVVNILLKEVLNAEMNHLVLITYRQSISTIFLVPIGYFWERNSRPKLTLRILCYLFFSALVGASLTQYFFLLGIQYTSATFACAFINMVPAITFIMSLPFGLEIVNIKTNRGRAKLIGTLVCICGAMILTLYKGMPLVKYSRPEAPSPTMDQAIRLSSGKKTERWTVGSIALMGGTLLWSSWFLIQSNIGKLYPCQYSSTAIMSFFGAIQSAVISLSMDRNLSLWILKGKTEILTVIYAGVVGSGLCYVAMSWCVKKRGPVFTAAFSPLVQIMAVMFDIPILHEQLHLGSVLGSATVIAGLYILLWGKKKDAENSSMELVQEAEEVKDQEAQLQVTTITSGSRCP, from the exons ATGGCTGGATTGAAGAGTTTTGACACATGGAGCCCCGTTATTGTAATGTTAGCTGTTGATTTTGCCTTCGCGGTTGTAAATATACTTCTCAAGGAAGTCCTCAATGCAGAAATGAACCATTTGGTCCTCATCACATACCGGCAATCAATTTCTACCATTTTCTTGGTCCCCATTGGATACTTTTGGGAAAG GAATAGCCGACCCAAGCTCACACTTCGGATCTTATGTTACCTCTTCTTCAGTGCTCTTGTCGG GGCATCACTGACACAATACTTCTtccttcttgggattcaataCACATCTGCTACTTTCGCATGTGCTTTTATCAACATGGTCCCTGCAATCACATTTATAATGTCATTACCTTTTGG ATTAGAGATTGTGAACATAAAAACCAACAGGGGGAGAGCAAAATTAATTGGAACCTTGGTGTGTATCTGTGGAGCCATGATACTGACTCTTTACAAAGGAATGCCTTTAGTTAAATATTCGCGTCCAGAAGCTCCATCTCCAACCATGGATCAGGCTATCAGGTTGAGCTCGGGTAAGAAGACAGAGAGATGGACCGTTGGCTCAATAGCTTTGATGGGAGGCACCCTGTTGTGGTCTTCATGGTTTCTTATTCAGTCAAACATTGGCAAGCTATACCCATGTCAGTATTCGAGCACTGCCATCATGTCCTTCTTTGGTGCCATTCAATCAGCAGTCATTAGTTTGTCCATGGACAGAAACCTTTCCTTGTGGATTCTGAAGGGGAAAACAGAAATATTAACAGTTATTTATGCT GGAGTGGTAGGGTCTGGCTTATGCTATGTGGCAATGTCATGGTGTGTCAAGAAGAGGGGCCCTGTCTTCACTGCAGCATTCAGTCCCCTGGTTCAGATAATGGCAGTCATGTTTGATATCCCTATTCTGCATGAGCAACTCCATCTTGGAAG TGTGCTAGGATCTGCCACTGTAATTGCTGGATTATACATTCTTTTGTGGGGTAAGAAGAAGGATGCAGAGAATTCCTCAATGGAACTAGTCCAAGAAGCTGAAGAGGTTAAGGACCAAGAGGCACAGTTACAAGTAACCACAATCACGAGTGGTTCAAGGTGCCCCTGA